The Pseudomonas sp. Marseille-Q3773 DNA window CAAACAACAGGTAAAAACCCCGCGTGAGGTCTGCAAGGACGTCACCGTGACGCGTCAGGCGCCGGTCAAGGACCAGCACCAGATCGCCGGTACCGTGGTAGGTGCCATTGCCGGTGGCCTGCTGGGGAACCAGATCGGCGGTGGTACCGGCAAGAAGATTGCCACCGTGGCCGGGGCGGTCGGTGGCGGGTATGCCGGGAACAAGGGGCAGGAAGGCATGCAGGAGCGTGATACCTACACCACTACGCAAACCCGCTGCAACACGGTCAATGACATCAGCGAGAAGGTGGTGGGCTACAACGTCAAGTACACCCTCGGCGACCAGGTAGGGCAGGTGAAGATGGATCATGAGCCCGGTTCGACCATTCCGGTGGACAAGAATGGGAAGCTGATCCTCAGCGAAGCTGCGCAGTAAGTCCCGGCGCGGTCTGCTCTTTGTAGGAGCGGCCTTGTGTCGCGAAAGGGGTGCGAAGCGCCCCCACGATCTGTGGCATATCAGAGATTGTCGGGGCTGCTTCGCACCCCTTTCGCGACACGAGGCCGCTCCTATGCGGATCGCGAAAGCCCTGGGATATGGGTACAGGCACAAAAAAAGCACCCCGCGGGGTGCTTTTTCGTATCTGCAATTCGCGCTTAGCGCTTCATGCTTTCTGGCAGGTGCGGCTGGATGGCAGTCAGCACGGCCTTGAAGCACTTGATGTTGCCAGCAACGATATGGCCTTTCTCGAGGAAGTCATGGCCACCGTTGAAGTCGCTGACCAGGCCGCCCGCTTCCTGGATCAGCAGCACGCCGGCCGCCATGTCCCATTCGGACAGGCCCGACTCCCAGAAAGCGTCGAAACGGCCGGCAGCCACGTAGGCCAGGTCCAGGCTGGCGGAGCCGGCGCGGCGAATGCCGGCGGTCTGGCCGGTCAGCGCGCGGAACATCCCCAGGTAGTTGTCCAGCTCGGCCATCTGGCTGTCACGGAACGGGAAGCCGGTGCCCAGCAGGGCGCCTTCCAGGCTGGTGCGCGAGCTGACGCGCAGGCGGCGGCCATTGAGCTGGGCGCCACGGCCACGGCTGGCGGTGAATTCTTCCTGGCGAACCGGGTCAACGATCACGGCGTGCTCAAGGCGGCCACGGTATTTGCAGGCGATGCTGACCGCGAAGTGCGGGATGCCACGCAGGAAGTTGGTGGTGCCGTCCAGTGGGTCGATGATCCACAGGTAGTCCTTGCCTTCTTCGCCGCTGCCCGCGTGCAGGCCGGTTTCCTCGCCCTGGATGGAGTGGTTCGGGTAGGCCTTGCGCAGGGCGTTGACGATGCTCTGCTCGGCGGCGCGATCGACTTCGGAAACGTAGTCCTTGGCCTCTTTCTCATCGACCTTGATGCTATCCAGGCGTTCGATGGAGCGGAAAATCAGTTCACTGGCGCTGCGAGCGGCGCGCAGGGCGATATTCAGCATAGGCTGCATGGGCGGGTCACCTGGAGATGTTAAAGAAGAAAGCCGATCATTCTAGCAGAAAACTTTGGCGGCAGAAGTGTGACATTTGCTTTCGTGGCGTTACGTCTGTCGGTTCTGTAAGATCGAAAGCCCTGATTCCTGCATCTGTGAGCACAACACCTTGCTGCAAAATATTCGTGTTGTTCTGGTCAATACCAGCCACCCCGGCAACATCGGCGGCGCTGCACGAGCCATGAAAAACATGGGCTTGTCGCGTCTGGTGCTGGTGCAGCCGAAAGAATTTCCCGCCTTGGATGCAAGCGCCCGAGCCTCGGGGGCCGACGATGTGCTGAACAACGCCCAGGTGGTCGACAGCCTGGAGCAGGCGCTGGTCGGCTGCAACCTGGTGATGGGTACCAGCGCCCGCGAGCGGAGCATTCCCTGGCCGCTGATCGGCCCGCGTGAATGCGGAGCCAAGGCGGTGGAGCATGCCAATCGCGGCGAGGAGATCGCCCTGGTGTTCGGGCGCGAGCACGCCGGCCTGACCAACGAAGAACTGCAGCGATGTCACTTCCACGTGCACATTCCCTCCAACCCCGACTTCAGCTCGCTGAACCTGGCTGCGGCTGTCCAGGTGCTCGCCTACGAGGTGCGCATGGCCTGGCTGGCGGCCGGTGAAGCCCCGGGCAAGGTCGAGAAGGTTGACGCCAGCGAGCTGGCGACCATGGACGAAATGGAGCTGTTCTACGACCACCTGGAGAAGACCCTGGTCGGTATCGGCTTCCTCGACCCCGAAAAGCCCAAGCACCTGATGCCGCGCCTGCGCCGGCTGTATGGGCGGGTCGCGGTCGAACGTTCGGAAATGAGCATTTTGCGCGGCATCCTCACCGAGACCCAGAAAGTGGTCCGGGGCGAGCCGCATAAACGGAAGGACTGACAGATGTTCGAACGCCTGCGTGAAGATATTCAAAGCGTATTCCACCGTGACCCGGCTGCGCGCAACGCCTTCGAGGTACTGACTTGCTACCCCGGCATGCACGCCATCTGGCTGCATCGACTGGGCCATGCCCTGTGGCGGCGTGATTTCAAATGGCTGGCCCGCCTGGTGTCGAACTTCGGGCGCTGGCTGACCGGCATCGAGATCCACCCCGGCGCCACCATCGGTCGCCGCTTCTTCATTGACCATGGCATGGGCATCGTCATCGGTGAAACCGCCGAGATCGGCGATGATGTCACCTTGTACCAGGGGGTGACCCTGGGCGGCACCAGCTGGAACAAGGGCAAGCGCCACCCCACCCTGGAAAACGGCGTTGTGGTAGGGGCGGGGGCCAAGGTACTGGGCCCGTTCACCGTCGGCGCCGGGGCCAAGATCGGCTCCAATGCGGTGGTGACCAAGGCGGTGCCGGCGGGTGCCACGGCGGTGGGGATCCCGGGGCGGATCATCGTCAAGAGCGAGGACACTGAAGTCGAGGCCAAGCGCAAGGCCATGGCTGAGAAGATCGGTTTCGATGCCTACGGCGTCAGCGGCGACATGCCCGATCCGGTGGCGCGTGCCATCGGCCAGATGCTCGATCACCTGCAAGCGGTCGACGAGCGGCTTGAGGGGATGTGCGGTGCCCTGACCAAGATGGGCAGCGACTATTGCGCCAAGGAACTGCCCGCCCTGCCGGAAGATGACTTCAATGATGTCGCCCAGGTGGCCCAGCGCGACACCCAGCCGCATTGATTGCGCCGTGTCCGCGGTGCTGTGACATACGGGGCGTGTGCTCACGCCCCTGGTCTGCTACACTCGCGCCCGCCTCCCCGATGCAAACCCGACTAAAGCACTAGGTCTAATAGTTGACTTAAATGCTCGGGAATCGCATACTCGCACACATCCCGAAACTCCCGTGGTACCCAATAGCCATGCGACTGACTACCAAAGGCCGATACGCCGTGACCGCCATGCTCGACCTGGCGTT harbors:
- the trmJ gene encoding tRNA (cytosine(32)/uridine(32)-2'-O)-methyltransferase TrmJ, with translation MLQNIRVVLVNTSHPGNIGGAARAMKNMGLSRLVLVQPKEFPALDASARASGADDVLNNAQVVDSLEQALVGCNLVMGTSARERSIPWPLIGPRECGAKAVEHANRGEEIALVFGREHAGLTNEELQRCHFHVHIPSNPDFSSLNLAAAVQVLAYEVRMAWLAAGEAPGKVEKVDASELATMDEMELFYDHLEKTLVGIGFLDPEKPKHLMPRLRRLYGRVAVERSEMSILRGILTETQKVVRGEPHKRKD
- a CDS encoding glycine zipper 2TM domain-containing protein, which gives rise to MNKSMLVGAVLGAVGVTAGGAVATYSLVNKGPEYAQVTDVQPIKQQVKTPREVCKDVTVTRQAPVKDQHQIAGTVVGAIAGGLLGNQIGGGTGKKIATVAGAVGGGYAGNKGQEGMQERDTYTTTQTRCNTVNDISEKVVGYNVKYTLGDQVGQVKMDHEPGSTIPVDKNGKLILSEAAQ
- the suhB gene encoding inositol-phosphate phosphatase, whose protein sequence is MQPMLNIALRAARSASELIFRSIERLDSIKVDEKEAKDYVSEVDRAAEQSIVNALRKAYPNHSIQGEETGLHAGSGEEGKDYLWIIDPLDGTTNFLRGIPHFAVSIACKYRGRLEHAVIVDPVRQEEFTASRGRGAQLNGRRLRVSSRTSLEGALLGTGFPFRDSQMAELDNYLGMFRALTGQTAGIRRAGSASLDLAYVAAGRFDAFWESGLSEWDMAAGVLLIQEAGGLVSDFNGGHDFLEKGHIVAGNIKCFKAVLTAIQPHLPESMKR
- the cysE gene encoding serine O-acetyltransferase, with protein sequence MFERLREDIQSVFHRDPAARNAFEVLTCYPGMHAIWLHRLGHALWRRDFKWLARLVSNFGRWLTGIEIHPGATIGRRFFIDHGMGIVIGETAEIGDDVTLYQGVTLGGTSWNKGKRHPTLENGVVVGAGAKVLGPFTVGAGAKIGSNAVVTKAVPAGATAVGIPGRIIVKSEDTEVEAKRKAMAEKIGFDAYGVSGDMPDPVARAIGQMLDHLQAVDERLEGMCGALTKMGSDYCAKELPALPEDDFNDVAQVAQRDTQPH